The following proteins come from a genomic window of Acidimicrobiales bacterium:
- a CDS encoding tRNA-binding protein — MSDPDLPALPPLEPEITYEDFAKVDVRAGEIISVEEFPRARNPSYRIKVDFGPEIGVRETSAQAKTGYEREELLGRYVVAVVNFPPKNIAGFQSQMLILGVDAGDGTLSLLHPGRGTYKGARVY, encoded by the coding sequence ATGTCCGACCCCGACCTGCCGGCGCTGCCGCCGCTCGAACCCGAGATCACGTACGAGGACTTCGCGAAGGTGGATGTGCGCGCCGGCGAGATCATCTCGGTCGAGGAGTTCCCACGGGCGCGCAACCCGTCATACCGCATCAAGGTCGACTTCGGGCCCGAGATCGGGGTCCGTGAGACGAGCGCGCAGGCGAAGACCGGCTACGAGCGCGAGGAGCTGCTCGGGCGCTACGTCGTGGCCGTGGTGAACTTCCCGCCGAAGAACATCGCCGGGTTCCAGTCGCAGATGCTGATCCTGGGCGTCGACGCCGGCGACGGCACCCTGTCGCTGCTGCACCCGGGCCGAGGCACCTACAAAGGAGCCCGGGTCTATTGA
- a CDS encoding DUF2505 domain-containing protein produces TYDATIAEVFAVETDEAEYLTRFEEGGDRDVEMLECRPDGDGWLMRNRRVITVDLPGFAQKALKPTNTIEHTVHFGPEVDGRQEGTFTIDVQGAPVRTDGTIVFEDLGDGRTRHTVRCDVQVKIPLIGGKIANWAKGDVASQIRREFEYTRRRVAERR; encoded by the coding sequence ACCTACGACGCCACCATCGCCGAGGTGTTCGCGGTCGAGACCGACGAAGCCGAGTACCTCACCCGTTTCGAGGAGGGGGGCGATCGTGACGTCGAGATGCTGGAGTGCCGACCCGACGGCGACGGATGGCTGATGCGCAACCGACGGGTGATCACCGTCGACCTACCCGGCTTCGCTCAGAAGGCGCTGAAGCCCACCAACACCATCGAACACACCGTGCACTTCGGGCCCGAGGTCGACGGTCGCCAGGAGGGCACCTTCACCATCGATGTCCAAGGGGCGCCCGTGCGCACGGACGGGACCATCGTGTTCGAGGACCTCGGTGACGGCCGCACGCGCCACACCGTCCGCTGTGACGTCCAAGTGAAGATCCCCCTCATCGGCGGCAAGATCGCCAACTGGGCCAAGGGCGACGTGGCCTCCCAGATCCGCCGCGAGTTCGAGTACACCCGCCGGCGCGTCGCCGAGCGGCGCTGA